In Rubrivirga marina, the following are encoded in one genomic region:
- a CDS encoding S8 family serine peptidase — protein MRIPLVLAALLALVPPAHGQPDRSGLVVPVAGVPLDPVDLLRAENPAQAFSVTLETENGATLVPEGEEVQFRVVSMQAGYLTLVLQSEDGTVSVLYPNRFARGERIAAGATVRIPEGPGFRFTSKAPFGRDVVKALVTPQPLIHPDRAATAWRRSSMIQVSGPPPTDAGTELGGLDPATWGTASLAFETVPTRATGAPPVLPPPPESAYRPEAPLDAWLDRYQDLRGTPSEVKTWGLFSPPPAPARSEPEAAEHDSTLVVVYRPTTGWRSFGRPSGGGGVFGQVRYVDPAQDTPDASGTRSLRRAFGGTFDEVLAGLDADPDVLAAVPNYRVQSLGFRSASRPPTAPATGAPGTPTYWEAQWGLHNPFFRSPAERLDVAWRAAMEQYRGPDGPVVVAVLDTGVRFDNPHLGPVLWRNELEIAENGIDDDGNGFVDDVRGWDALDGDGDPTDPNAEESHGTFVASQIGGVGAAIQSMAPDVRILPVRVLDAEGGGSLRQLIEGVRYAARNGARVVNLSFGIPPMDEANPALERLLAALYAEAADLGVVMVMAAGNHAADGRTVHVYPSGVRGENTISAAALTMTGELAPFSNYGPAVDVAAPGQAIVSHAGRGVTVDAFDGTSMAAPFVSALAAMLIAQNPTWTPAEVRAAIVETVRPIPSLDVASGGLIDAAAALARARQ, from the coding sequence GGCCTCGTGGTGCCCGTGGCCGGGGTCCCGCTCGACCCCGTCGACCTGCTCCGGGCCGAGAACCCGGCCCAGGCGTTCTCGGTGACGCTCGAGACCGAGAACGGGGCGACGCTCGTGCCCGAAGGCGAGGAGGTCCAGTTCCGAGTGGTGTCGATGCAGGCGGGGTACCTGACGCTCGTGTTACAGAGTGAGGACGGCACCGTGTCCGTCCTCTACCCGAACCGCTTCGCCCGCGGCGAGAGGATCGCGGCCGGCGCGACAGTCCGGATTCCGGAGGGGCCGGGGTTTAGGTTCACCTCGAAGGCCCCTTTTGGGCGCGACGTCGTCAAAGCTCTCGTCACCCCGCAGCCCCTCATCCATCCCGACCGCGCAGCGACGGCCTGGCGACGTTCCTCGATGATCCAAGTCTCGGGACCTCCGCCGACCGACGCCGGCACCGAGCTCGGCGGCCTCGACCCGGCGACGTGGGGCACGGCCTCGCTCGCCTTCGAGACCGTGCCGACGCGGGCGACGGGCGCGCCGCCGGTCCTCCCCCCGCCCCCGGAGAGCGCGTATCGCCCTGAGGCGCCGCTCGACGCGTGGCTCGATCGCTACCAAGATCTCCGTGGGACCCCGTCGGAGGTGAAGACGTGGGGCCTGTTCAGCCCGCCGCCGGCCCCGGCCCGGAGCGAGCCCGAGGCGGCCGAGCACGACAGCACGCTCGTCGTCGTGTACCGCCCGACGACCGGCTGGCGGAGCTTCGGCCGGCCGAGCGGCGGCGGCGGCGTCTTCGGGCAGGTCCGCTACGTCGACCCCGCCCAGGACACGCCCGATGCCTCCGGCACGCGGTCACTCCGGCGGGCCTTCGGCGGGACGTTCGACGAGGTCCTCGCCGGCCTCGACGCCGACCCCGACGTGCTGGCCGCCGTGCCGAACTACCGCGTCCAGTCGCTCGGTTTCCGGTCGGCATCGCGCCCGCCGACGGCCCCGGCCACCGGCGCCCCGGGCACGCCGACCTACTGGGAGGCCCAGTGGGGCCTCCACAACCCGTTCTTCCGGTCGCCCGCCGAGCGGCTCGACGTGGCGTGGCGGGCGGCCATGGAGCAGTACCGCGGGCCCGACGGGCCCGTCGTGGTGGCCGTCCTCGACACGGGCGTCCGGTTCGACAACCCCCACCTCGGCCCCGTCCTCTGGCGCAACGAGCTGGAGATCGCCGAGAACGGGATCGACGACGACGGGAACGGCTTCGTCGACGACGTTCGCGGATGGGACGCGCTCGACGGCGACGGCGACCCGACGGACCCGAACGCGGAGGAGAGCCACGGGACCTTCGTGGCATCCCAGATCGGCGGCGTCGGCGCCGCGATCCAGTCGATGGCCCCCGACGTCCGGATCCTGCCGGTCCGGGTGCTCGACGCCGAGGGCGGCGGCTCGCTCCGCCAGCTCATCGAGGGCGTCCGCTACGCCGCACGGAACGGGGCCCGAGTGGTCAACCTGTCGTTCGGGATCCCGCCGATGGACGAGGCGAACCCGGCGCTGGAGCGGCTCCTGGCGGCGCTCTACGCCGAGGCCGCCGACCTCGGCGTGGTGATGGTGATGGCCGCCGGCAACCACGCCGCCGACGGCCGGACCGTCCACGTCTACCCGTCGGGCGTCCGGGGGGAGAACACGATCTCGGCGGCGGCGCTGACGATGACGGGCGAGCTCGCGCCCTTCTCGAACTACGGGCCGGCCGTCGACGTGGCCGCGCCGGGGCAGGCCATCGTGAGCCACGCCGGACGCGGCGTCACGGTCGACGCGTTCGACGGGACGTCGATGGCGGCCCCGTTCGTGTCGGCGCTCGCCGCGATGCTCATCGCGCAGAACCCGACCTGGACGCCCGCCGAGGTCCGGGCGGCGATCGTCGAGACCGTCCGCCCGATTCCGTCGCTGGACGTCGCCTCGGGCGGGCTCATCGACGCGGCGGCGGCGCTCGCGCGGGCGCGTCAGTAG